A single region of the Musa acuminata AAA Group cultivar baxijiao chromosome BXJ1-11, Cavendish_Baxijiao_AAA, whole genome shotgun sequence genome encodes:
- the LOC135596653 gene encoding B-box zinc finger protein 20-like isoform X1, which produces MIAAAMGLIYSPPFLPSFLPINIASNTVASLGNRLRRPTASSSAGAAEEKDMKVQCEVCTAEAASVFCCADEAALCDSCDRRVHGANRLAGKHRRFSLLHPSSSAQPPPLCDVCKEKTGFLFCQEDRAILCRDCDLPIHSASALTMKHSRFLLTGIRLSAAPKLDAEAVTSMHGHCDIKTDSSGGGSMVATTNSSSISEYLMNMLPGWHVDDFLMDDVTAQAFCKTEEVEEEEEEEVNPFNVMDTSNSVWNGYEAPCWVAGGEGTGVEEVEMQASAGVKRPRISIRYL; this is translated from the exons ATGATAGCAGCCGCAATGGGCTTAATATATTCCCctcccttccttccttccttccttcctatcAACATCGCAAGCAACACGGTTGCCTCCCTTGGGAATCGTCTCCGTCGACCCACCGCTTCCTCCTCCGCAGGAGCAGCAGAAGAAAAAGATATGAAGGTGCAGTGCGAGGTCTGCACTGCGGAGGCCGCGTCGGTGTTCTGCTGCGCCGACGAAGCTGCGCTCTGCGACAGCTGCGACCGCCGCGTCCACGGCGCCAACAGGCTTGCCGGCAAGCACCGCCGCTTCTCCCTCCTCCATCCCTCTTCTTCCGCCCAGCCCCCGCCACTCTGCGATGTTTGCAAG GAGAAGACGGGCTTCCTCTTCTGCCAAGAGGACCGCGCCATCTTGTGCAGGGACTGCGACCTTCCGATCCACAGCGCCTCAGCACTCACCATGAAGCACAGCAGGTTCCTCCTCACCGGTATCCGCCTCTCCGCCGCTCCGAAACTGGACGCCGAGGCCGTGACCAGTATGCATGGCCACTGCGACATCAAAACcgacagcagcggcggcggcagcatgGTGGCAACGACGAACAGCAGTAGTATCTCGGAGTACCTGATGAACATGCTGCCCGGATGGCACGTCGATGACTTCCTAATGGACGACGTCACCGCACAAGCCTTCTGTAAG acggaggaggtggaggaggaggaggaggaggaggtgaatcCATTCAACGTAATGGATACCAGCAACAGTGTGTGGAATGGCTATGAGGCTCCCTGTTGGGTCGCAGGTGGCGAGGGCAccggggtcgaggaggtggagatgCAGGCCAGCGCGGGTGTCAAGAGGCCGAGGATCTCCATTAGGTACCTGTAA
- the LOC135596653 gene encoding B-box zinc finger protein 21-like isoform X2, whose product MIAAAMGLIYSPPFLPSFLPINIASNTVASLGNRLRRPTASSSAGAAEEKDMKVQCEVCTAEAASVFCCADEAALCDSCDRRVHGANRLAGKHRRFSLLHPSSSAQPPPLCDVCKEKTGFLFCQEDRAILCRDCDLPIHSASALTMKHSRFLLTGIRLSAAPKLDAEAVTSMHGHCDIKTDSSGGGSMVATTNSSSISEYLMNMLPGWHVDDFLMDDVTAQAFYGGGGGGGGGGGESIQRNGYQQQCVEWL is encoded by the exons ATGATAGCAGCCGCAATGGGCTTAATATATTCCCctcccttccttccttccttccttcctatcAACATCGCAAGCAACACGGTTGCCTCCCTTGGGAATCGTCTCCGTCGACCCACCGCTTCCTCCTCCGCAGGAGCAGCAGAAGAAAAAGATATGAAGGTGCAGTGCGAGGTCTGCACTGCGGAGGCCGCGTCGGTGTTCTGCTGCGCCGACGAAGCTGCGCTCTGCGACAGCTGCGACCGCCGCGTCCACGGCGCCAACAGGCTTGCCGGCAAGCACCGCCGCTTCTCCCTCCTCCATCCCTCTTCTTCCGCCCAGCCCCCGCCACTCTGCGATGTTTGCAAG GAGAAGACGGGCTTCCTCTTCTGCCAAGAGGACCGCGCCATCTTGTGCAGGGACTGCGACCTTCCGATCCACAGCGCCTCAGCACTCACCATGAAGCACAGCAGGTTCCTCCTCACCGGTATCCGCCTCTCCGCCGCTCCGAAACTGGACGCCGAGGCCGTGACCAGTATGCATGGCCACTGCGACATCAAAACcgacagcagcggcggcggcagcatgGTGGCAACGACGAACAGCAGTAGTATCTCGGAGTACCTGATGAACATGCTGCCCGGATGGCACGTCGATGACTTCCTAATGGACGACGTCACCGCACAAGCCTTCT acggaggaggtggaggaggaggaggaggaggaggtgaatcCATTCAACGTAATGGATACCAGCAACAGTGTGTGGAATGGCTATGA
- the LOC103972069 gene encoding early nodulin-like protein 8, which produces MHRFPILIPDSLRTSFQVVAMMLLLSLLQQNGCWCYQYKVGDLDCWGLPPPSDPLLYSSWSKNHHFSLGDSLLFLYPPSQDSVIQVTERAFNSCGLEDPIMTLRDGNSLFNLSAPGYYYFISGVAGHCEKNQKLAIAIPSANGTFFPPAADFATAPTGSQSYPIVFGPASAQGPSTAPAAVVRAPAAMGSVVVAAALLLGFSLL; this is translated from the exons ATGCATCGTTTTCCCATCTTAATTCCCGATAGCCTTCGGACATCGTTCCAGGTAGTGGCAATGATGCTGCTGCTGTCGCTTCTACAGCAGAATGGCTGCTGGTGCTACCAGTACAAAGTTGGAGACCTCGACTGTTGGGGTCTGCCCCCTCCCTCCGACCCCCTCCTCTACTCCTCCTGGTCTAAGAACCACCACTTTAGCCTCGGTGACTCACTCT TGTTCCTGTACCCGCCGAGCCAGGACTCGGTGATCCAGGTGACGGAGCGGGCGTTCAACAGCTGCGGCCTGGAGGATCCCATAATGACGCTGCGCGACGGCAACTCCCTCTTCAACCTGTCGGCGCCCGGGTACTACTACTTCATCAGCGGCGTCGCTGGCCACTGCGAGAAGAACCAGAAGCTGGCCATCGCCATCCCCTCTGCCAACGGCACCTTCTTCCCGCCGGCCGCAGACTTCGCCACCGCGCCGACGGGGTCGCAGTCCTACCCGATCGTATTCGGCCCCGCGTCGGCTCAGGGACCCAGCACAGCGCCAGCAGCGGTCGTCAGGGCCCCCGCGGCCATGGGAtccgtcgtcgtcgccgccgctctGCTTCTCGGTTTCAGTCTCCTGTGA
- the LOC103972071 gene encoding SH3 domain-containing protein 2 has translation MEAIRKQASKLREQVARQQQAVLKQFGGSVYGGSDNVITDSPEYQQHQKLEKLYISTRAAKHFQRDIVRGVEGYIVTGSKQIEIGNKLSEDSRKYGGENTCTSGNTLSKGALSYARARAQMENERGNLLKALGTQVAEPLRAMVMGAPLEDARHLAQRYDRMRQDTEAQAIEVSKRQIKVRETVGGGDYISKLEAAEAKLQELKSNMAVLGKEAVAAMTAVEAQQQRLTLQRLIAMVESERTYHQKVLQILEQLEAEMLSERQRIEASPNPATENFVPPPPSYEEANGIFANSTVDTSTDTMEYFLAEVIQSYQAETDVELNLSVGDYVVVRKVSNNGWAEGECKGKAGWFPCAYIERRDRVLASKIVQIL, from the exons ATGGAAGCCATCAGGAAGCAGGCCTCCAAGCTCAGGGAGCAGGTCGCCAGGCAGCAGCAG GCTGTTTTAAAGCAATTTGGAGGTAGTGTATATGGAGGTTCTGATAATGTAATTACAGATTCACCAGAATATCAGCAGCATCAAAAACTAGAAAAGCTTTACATATCAACCCGAGCTGCCAAG CATTTTCAAAGGGATATAGTCCGTGGCGTTGAAGGCTATATTGTTACAGGATCCAAACAAATTGAAATAG GCAATAAATTATCTGAAGATAGTAGGAAATATGGCGGTGAGAACACCTGCACCAGTGGAAATACACTGTCAAAAGGTGCTTTATCTTATGCAAGAGCTCGTGCTCAAATGGAGAATGAACGTGGGAAtcttctaaaagctcttggtacccAG GTTGCAGAGCCATTAAGAGCTATGGTAATGGGTGCTCCATTGGAAGATGCTCGACACCTTGCCCAAAGATATGATAGGATGCGCCAAGATACTGAAGCTCAG GCTATTGAAGTTTCAAAGCGTCAAATAAAAGTAAGAGAAACTGTTGGTGGTGGTGACTACATTTCAAAGTTAGAAGCCGCTGAAGCCAAGTTGCAGGAATTAAAATCTAATATGGCAGTGTTGGGTAAGGAAGCCGTTGCAGCAATGACAGCCGTGGAGGCCCAACAACAAAGATTAACCTTACAGCGGCTTATTGCTATG GTTGAATCAGAGCGCACTTACCATCAGAAGGTCCTACAAATTCTCGAACAACTTGAAGCAGAG ATGCTGTCAGAGCGTCAAAGAATTGAAGCATCTCCAAATCCAGCAACAGAAAACTTTGTGCCGCCTCCCCCATCATATGAAGAAGCCAATGGCATTTTTGCTAACTCAACTGTTGATACATCAACTGATACCATGGAATACTTTTTagctgag GTTATTCAATCATATCAGGCCGAGACAGATGTGGAGCTTAACTTGTCAGTTGGTGACTATGTTGTTGTACGTAAG GTATCAAATAATGGTTGGGCTGAAGGTGAATGCAAAGGAAAGGCAGGTTGGTTCCCTTGCGCATACATCGAGAGGCGGGACCGTGTGCTTGCAAGTAAAAttgttcaaattttgtag
- the LOC103972072 gene encoding cytochrome P450 84A1: MGWSEEVTPLHFMVCFALPLVLLYVVATRRRGKLPFPPGPPQLPVIGNMLMMDQLTHRGLAKLGEHYGGLCHLRLGFLHAFAVSTPEIARQVLQVQDNVFSNRPATIAISYLTYNRADMAFAHYGPFWRQMRKLCVMKLFSKKRAESWASVREEVDAAVRSLADRAGSAVNVGELLFNLTKNIIFRAAFGTQSHENQNEFISILQEFSKLFGSFNIGDFIPWLSWMDPQGINKRLKVARASLDRFIDKIIDEHMANRKEADASDADMVDDMLAFLDESGYRCQAGERDDLQGTLKLTRNNIKAIIMDVMFGGTETVASAIEWAMAELMKSPEDMKRVQQELAHVVGLDRKVHESDLDKLSFLKCVTKETLRLHPPIPLLLHETAEDCEVAGYTVPARSRVMINVWAIGRDKSSWEDADAFRPSRFTPGGCAASLDFKGNYFEFLPFGSGRRSCPGMQLGLHALELAVAQLIHCFTWTLPDGMKPSELDMGDVFGLTAPRAVRLAAVPAPRLSCPLY; the protein is encoded by the exons ATGGGATGGTCTGAAGAGGTCACGCCCCTGCACTTCATGGTATGCTTCGCTTTACCTTTGGTGCTCCTGTATGTTGTCGCTACGAGAAGACGAGGGAAGCTGCCCTTTCCGCCGGGGCCACCGCAGCTGCCCGTCATCGGCAACATGCTGATGATGGACCAGCTTACACACCGCGGCCTGGCGAAGCTCGGGGAGCACTACGGCGGCCTCTGCCATCTCCGTCTTGGCTTCCTCCACGCCTTCGCGGTGTCCACGCCGGAGATCGCTCGACAAGTGCTTCAGGTGCAAGACAACGTCTTCTCCAATCGCCCGGCCACCATCGCCATCTCTTACCTCACCTACAACCGCGCCGACATGGCCTTCGCCCACTACGGGCCCTTCTGGCGCCAGATGCGCAAGCTCTGCGTGATGAAGCTCTTCAGCAAGAAGCGCGCCGAGTCGTGGGCCTCCGTCCGTGAGGAGGTCGATGCGGCCGTCCGCTCCCTCGCCGACCGCGCTGGCTCTGCTGTCAACGTCGGCGAGCTCTTGTTCAACCTCACCAAGAACATCATCTTCCGGGCGGCGTTCGGGACGCAGAGCCACGAGAACCAGAACGAGTTCATCTCCATACTTCAGGAGTTCTCCAAGCTATTCGGCTCGTTCAACATCGGGGACTTCATCCCATGGCTCAGCTGGATGGATCCGCAGGGCATCAACAAGCGGCTCAAGGTGGCACGAGCGTCGCTCGACAGATTCATCGACAAGATCATCGACGAGCACATGGCGAACCGCAAGGAGGCTGATGCATCCGATGCTGACATGGTGGACGACATGCTCGCCTTCCTTGATGAGTCCGGCTACCGCTGCCAAGCAGGGGAGAGAGATGATCTCCAGGGAACCCTCAAGTTGACCAGGAACAATATTAAGGCCATCATCATG GATGTGATGTTCGGCGGCACGGAGACGGTGGCCTCGGCCATCGAATGGGCCATGGCCGAGTTGATGAAGAGCCCTGAGGACATGAAACGGGTGCAACAAGAGCTGGCTCATGTGGTCGGACTCGACCGGAAGGTGCACGAGAGCGACCTCGACAAGCTCTCCTTCCTCAAGTGCGTCACCAAGGAAACGCTCCGCCTCCACCCCCCCATCCCTCTCCTCCTCCACGAGACCGCCGAGGACTGCGAAGTCGCCGGCTACACCGTCCCCGCTCGCTCCCGCGTCATGATCAACGTGTGGGCCATAGGCCGGGACAAGTCCTCATGGGAGGACGCCGACGCGTTCCGGCCGTCGAGGTTCACCCCTGGCGGCTGCGCCGCATCTCTCGACTTCAAGGGCAACTACTTCGAGTTCCTACCCTTCGGGTCGGGCCGGCGCTCGTGCCCGGGCATGCAGCTGGGCCTGCACGCGCTGGAGCTCGCGGTGGCGCAGCTGATCCACTGCTTCACGTGGACGCTGCCGGACGGAATGAAGCCCAGCGAGCTCGACATGGGGGACGTGTTCGGGCTGACGGCGCCGAGGGCGGTGCGGCTCGCTGCCGTCCCTGCACCACGTCTCAGCTGTCCACTATACTGA